The following is a genomic window from Opitutus sp. GAS368.
GGTGAAGACGGGCGCCGGCTTGGTGTCGGCGGCAATGTTGGCGGCTTCGCCGACGGCGATGAAGCCCTGCAGCTTCTTCTCGAGGCGGACCTGGCACCAGTCGCCGGAGGTCGACTTGGCCAGGCCGATGACCTCGGACTTGTCGCCCGCGGCGGCCACGGCGAGGAGCTGGGAGTCCTTGCGGGGCTCGGCATAGATGCTGCCGCCCTCGCGGACCTCAAGGCCCTTGGTGATGTCGCGGCTTTGCGCGTAGGCCTCGAAGGGGCCGCTGACCTCGACGCGGCGCCAGCCGGCCGGGGCCTCGCCGACGACGGTGATGGTGCTGCCGGCCTTGAGGCGGGTGAGCACGGGCGACTTCGGGTCGGTCTGCACGAAGACGGCGGTATCGGTCTTGACCGTTTCGGCGGCGAGCGAGGCGGCGCAGGCGAGGGCGAGGAGGATGAGCTTAGTTTTCATCGGAGGTGGAGGGGGTCATTTCGCGGTAATGCGCGGGAGGGACGACGAAGAGGGATGAGATTTCCTTGGTAGAAAGTTGTTTCACCCCGCGCAAAGGAATTCCTTTCAGGCGGAGAGCGCCGATCTGGTAGCGGCGCAGGCGGCGGACCTCGAAACCGAGGGCGGTGAACAGCTGGCGGATCTCGCGCTTCTTGCCGTGGTGCATGTGGACGTCGAGCTCGGGCGAACTGCGGTCGGCCTTGGGGTTGACCAGGCTGGCCTTCTCGACCTTGAGGTGCTCGCCCTCGATGACCACGCCGCGCAGCAGCTGGCGGAGGCGGCCGGCGGGGAAGGGTTCCTCGAGCGACACATAGTAGCGTTTCACGACCAGGTTCGACGGGTGCATGAGCTTGTGCGCGAGGTCGCCGTCGGACGTGAGGATGACGAGGCCCTCGCTGTCCTTGTCGAGGCGGCCGGCGCAGAAGAGCCGGAGCTTGGCCCATTCGCGCGGCAGCAGGTCGAAGATGGTGTGGTCGGCGTGCGGGTCGCTGTTGCTGCACACCACCCCACGCGGCTTGTGCATGACGAGGGCCAGCTTGGGCTGGGCGTGGGACTTCAGGGACTTGCCGCGCACGGTGACCTTGTCGGTGCCCGGCTCCACCTTCTGCCCGAGCACGGCCTTTTCGCCGTTCACATAGACCTCGCCCGCGACGATCAGCGCCTCGGCCGCGCGGCGCGAGCAGATGCCGGCCTCGGCGATGAGTTTTTGGATGCGGACGGGTTCCATGTGAAACGGATGAATGGCCGGCGCCCGAGGGCGGCGCAACGAGATTCCCATGACGCAAACGGAGCTTGCCAAGCTGCGGGCCGGGCGGCCTAAAACAGCCCCTCCATGAGCGATGCCGTGCCCGCCAGCACCTACCACAAAGACCACCCGTTTCCCGCGCGATTGGTCGAGAACCGGCTGCTGAACAAGCCCGGTTCCCACAAGGAGACGCGGCACATGGCCGTGGACATCGCCGGCAGCGGGCTGACCTACAAGGTGGGCGATTCGCTGGGCGTCTTCCCCGCGAACCGGCCGGACGAAGTAGACGAGATCTTGGCGCGGCTCAGCGCCACCGGCAACGAGCCGGTGTCGCCCGTCATGCTGAAGCTGGCGGCACCGATCCCGTTGCGTGAGGCCTTGACCGGCCGGCTGGCGCTGGCCAAGCCGACGCGGAAGATCGTCGAGACTCTCGCGGCCAAGGCGACCGCCGAGGCCGACAAGACCCGGCTCGCGGCGTTGCTGGTCCCCGAGGCCAAGGACCAGCTCGCGGGCTGGCTCGAGGAGCGGGAGTTCGTCGATTTGCTGGCCGAGTTCCCCAGCGCGAAGCTGACCCCGCAGGAACTGGTGGATCATATGCGCAAGCTGATGCCACGGCTCTACTCGATTGCGTCGTCGCCGAAACTTTTCCCAACGGAGGTGCACCTGACCGTCGCGGTGGTGCGCTACGAGACCAACCACCGCTCGCGCGTGGGCGTGGCGACGACGTTCCTCGCCGACCGGGCGGAATTGAAGGCGGCGCCCGTGCCGGTGTTCGTTTCCGATTCGCATTTCGGCGTGCCGGCCGACGGCGCGAAGGACATCATCATGGTGGGGCCGGGCACGGGCATCGCGCCGTTCCGGGCCTTCCTCCAGGAGCGCGTCGCGACCAAGGCCACCGGCCGGAACTGGCTCTTCTTCGGCGACCAGCATCGCGCGACGGACTATCTCTACGAGGAGGAATGGAAGGCCTGGCACGCGTCGGGCGCGCTGGCCCGCGTGGACCTCGCGTTTTCGCGCGATCAGATTCTCAAGGTCTACGTGCAGGACCGCATGCGTGAGAACGCGGCGGAACTGTGGGCGTGGCTCAAGGCCGGCGCGCATTTCTACGTGTGCGGCGACGCCAAGCGCATGGCGAAGGACGTCGACGTGGCCCTGCACGACGTGATCGCCCAGCAGGGCGGCCTCGATGCCGCGGCGGCCGCGGACTACGTGAAGCAGATGAAGAAGGACAAGCGCTACCAGCGCGACGTGTATTGACAAACACCCGGGGTGTGGCGACCTATGGCGCTCACCCTATGAGTCTGACCTTCAACAATCGTGTGGCCCTTGTCACCGGCGCCGGCCGGGGCATCGGCAAAGCCATCGCGGAACTGCTGGCCAAGGGCGGCGTCACCGTGATCTGCGTGAGCAAGTCCGCCGACAGTTGCGGCGCGACCGCCGCGGCCATCATCGCCGGCGGCGGCAAGGCCAAGGCCCTGGCCGTGGATGTGGCGGATGGCGCCGCGGTCGCCAAGGCCAGCGCCGACCTGCTCGCCGAGTTCGGCCAGATCGACATCCTCGTCAACAACGCCGGCATCACCAAGGACGGCCTGCTGTTCCGCATGTCCGAAGAGGACTGGAATTCCGTCATCACCACCAATCTAACCAGCTGCTATCACTGGACCAAGCATATCGGCCGCTCGATGACGCAGAAGCGCTGGGGCCGCATCGTGAACATCACCTCGGTGGTGGGCCTCATGGGCAACGCCGGCCAGGCCAACTA
Proteins encoded in this region:
- a CDS encoding SH3 domain-containing protein, whose product is MKTKLILLALACAASLAAETVKTDTAVFVQTDPKSPVLTRLKAGSTITVVGEAPAGWRRVEVSGPFEAYAQSRDITKGLEVREGGSIYAEPRKDSQLLAVAAAGDKSEVIGLAKSTSGDWCQVRLEKKLQGFIAVGEAANIAADTKPAPVFTPAPAPTGPVTTLGRPVPVASNNADTPRLFAGTLVLARRPILNPNPPYDYQVTDSGGRRFAYVDTRRLLLTDKIENFLDREITVTGTVRNTVDGKDLVIAAESMALKK
- a CDS encoding pseudouridine synthase; the encoded protein is MEPVRIQKLIAEAGICSRRAAEALIVAGEVYVNGEKAVLGQKVEPGTDKVTVRGKSLKSHAQPKLALVMHKPRGVVCSNSDPHADHTIFDLLPREWAKLRLFCAGRLDKDSEGLVILTSDGDLAHKLMHPSNLVVKRYYVSLEEPFPAGRLRQLLRGVVIEGEHLKVEKASLVNPKADRSSPELDVHMHHGKKREIRQLFTALGFEVRRLRRYQIGALRLKGIPLRGVKQLSTKEISSLFVVPPAHYREMTPSTSDEN
- a CDS encoding sulfite reductase subunit alpha, with the protein product MSDAVPASTYHKDHPFPARLVENRLLNKPGSHKETRHMAVDIAGSGLTYKVGDSLGVFPANRPDEVDEILARLSATGNEPVSPVMLKLAAPIPLREALTGRLALAKPTRKIVETLAAKATAEADKTRLAALLVPEAKDQLAGWLEEREFVDLLAEFPSAKLTPQELVDHMRKLMPRLYSIASSPKLFPTEVHLTVAVVRYETNHRSRVGVATTFLADRAELKAAPVPVFVSDSHFGVPADGAKDIIMVGPGTGIAPFRAFLQERVATKATGRNWLFFGDQHRATDYLYEEEWKAWHASGALARVDLAFSRDQILKVYVQDRMRENAAELWAWLKAGAHFYVCGDAKRMAKDVDVALHDVIAQQGGLDAAAAADYVKQMKKDKRYQRDVY
- the fabG gene encoding 3-oxoacyl-[acyl-carrier-protein] reductase, translating into MSLTFNNRVALVTGAGRGIGKAIAELLAKGGVTVICVSKSADSCGATAAAIIAGGGKAKALAVDVADGAAVAKASADLLAEFGQIDILVNNAGITKDGLLFRMSEEDWNSVITTNLTSCYHWTKHIGRSMTQKRWGRIVNITSVVGLMGNAGQANYCAAKAGLIGFTKAIAKEFAARGVTSNAVAPGFIKTDMTAALPPEAAEKITSVIPLKRLGEAADIAHMTAFLCSEEAGYITGQVFTVDGGMVM